One Amaranthus tricolor cultivar Red isolate AtriRed21 chromosome 1, ASM2621246v1, whole genome shotgun sequence DNA window includes the following coding sequences:
- the LOC130826783 gene encoding syntaxin-51-like, which yields MANTLNSHSAAYRDRLLGPDLKSDDVMKRASNMDNQGIVGFQRQIMREQDEGLEQLEETVISTKHIALAVNEELNLHTRLLDTLDDHVESTNSRLQRIQKKLAIFNKRTKGGCTCLLLLVVLIVFLILVVLALIKYV from the exons ATGGCAAACACTCTCAATTCGCACAGTGCTGCTTACAGGGATCGGTTGTTAGGTCCAGATTTGAAGTCAGACGATGTAATGAAGAGAGCATCTAACATGGACAACCAAGGGATTGTAGGCTTTCAACGTCAGATTATGAGAG AACAAGACGAGGGCCTTGAGCAATTAGAGGAGACAGTAATAAGTACAAAACACATAGCATTAGCAGTCAATGAAGAGCTCAACCTCCACACAAGGCTCCTG GATACCTTGGATGATCACGTGGAGTCTACAAATTCTCGCTTGCAG CGTATTCAAAAGAAATTGGCGATTTTCAATAAACGCACCAAGGGAGGTTGTACGTGCTTGTTACTACTGGTTGTCTTGATTGTGTTTCTCATCCTTGTCGTACTGGCACTGATCAAATATGTGTAG
- the LOC130815656 gene encoding putative protease Do-like 14, translating to MDMMLEGTSVYSNPMSSHYVSYPMHIPPLHHRFPEKSGTYSIDAGFDQSPDLKKIYDHYTKGKPSVRVVSQLSPKDFASSTAKPVTVLKKKVEYFQLLPSVVSVSSFYGVDRKIDCSGLVIEWDATKNEAVILTSAKLLLSPVRETRENYIIVRLADGTLLLGKEDYVDYHHNLLTLRVKSTMEIKAVDLKSKQVDWDDLVDGMKVITLGRMFPFCSLFDHGGELLLQYPYFGCGELLRSSCHVHPETEGGPLITDDGFVVGINFVDNYGFGNPLPTPVILASLDLWKSYRTIVRPWFGFSVVDLHQLPLAAWERFDVSPTDSYVVVKEVYKGSIAYGKGVCPGDLVTTCNGIAIHSAKQYLQLLLDRSSMVTASGDSSMIDQSFKVVIQSNDRHIGEISIEAENVAVVDKRFCEWWPCSEAEWASNKIGSQRNVNPNFIITAEGEKKYF from the exons ATGGATATGATGTTGGAGGGAACCTCAGTGTATTCTAATCCAATGTCGAGCCATTACGTTTCTTATCCGATGCATATTCCACCTCTACATCATCGATTCCCCGAGAAAAGCGGGACTTACTCAATTGATGCTGGTTTCGATCAATCTCCAGACTTGAAAA AAATTTACGATCACTATACTAAAGGAAAACCTTCCGTTCGAGTAGTTTCGCAATTGTCTCCTAAAG ATTTTGCTTCCTCCACGGCCAAGCCTGTGACTGTGCTGAAAAAGAAGGTTGAATATTTTCAACTCTTACCGTCTGTTGTATCAGTGTCTTCCTTTTATG GTGTTGATAGAAAAATCGATTGCTCTGGACTTGTAATTGAATGGGATGCGACTAAAAATGAAGCAGTCATTTTGACTTCGGCAAAACTTCTTTTAAGCCCCGTCCGTGAAACTCGAGAAAATTAT ATCATTGTAAGGCTGGCAGATGGAACTTTATTACTTGGGAAGGAAGATTATGTTGATTATCATCACAACCTTCTCACCCTCAGGGTTAAGTCAACAATGGAAATTAAAGCGGTAGACTTGAAGTCTAAGCAAGTTGATTGGGATGATCTAGTCGATGGAATGAAAGTGATAACACTAGGTCGTATGTTTCCCTTCTGTAGCTTGTTTGACCATGGCGGAGAGTTACTTTTGCAATACCCTTACTTTGGTTGTGGAGAACTTTTGAGGTCTTCTTGCCATGTTCATCCG GAGACCGAAGGAGGACCACTTATCACTGATGATGGATTTGTGGTCGGGATTAACTTTGTCGATAATTACGGTTTTGGCAATCCACTTCCTACTCCAGTTATCCTAGCTAGCTTGGATTTGTGGAAGTCTTATAG GACTATTGTGCGACCGTGGTTTGGATTTAGTGTGGTTGACTTGCATCAGTTGCCTCTTGCTGCATGGGAGAGATTTGATGTATCCCCAACTGACTCATATGTTGTTGTCAAAGAG GTATATAAAGGTTCAATTGCCTATGGAAAAGGTGTATGCCCTGGTGATTTAGTTACTACCTGTAATGGAATTGCGATACATTCTGCCAAGCAG TATTTGCAGCTATTGTTGGACAGATCCAGTATGGTGACTGCTAGTGGTGATTCTAGTATGATTGATCAAAGTTTCAAA GTTGTTATTCAATCAAATGATCGTCATATTGGTGAAATTAGCATTGAAGCTGAAAATGTAGCTGTTGTTGATAAGAGGTTTTGTGAATG GTGGCCTTGTTCAGAAGCTGAGTGGGCATCCAACAAAATTGGATCTCAAAGAAATGTAAATCCTAATTTTATCATTACGGCCGAAGgcgaaaaaaaatatttttaa